One segment of Comamonas thiooxydans DNA contains the following:
- a CDS encoding porin: protein MKNGSWKWACALACAGALPQLAEAQSSSVTLYGIMDVGLQRTSAGGVGSVTGVSNGGYATSRLGFRGREDLGSGWSAGFVLEGSLNPDTGTGRASNTNNQASGAQSTTSLTFDRQSYVSLAGPMGEVRLGHDFAPTHWNNIYFDPFNQNGVARAGNLTFAAVGSGSLYTTTVVSNAVSYWLPKDLGGWYGMAMVGFGENGSGSPQKNDGNFAGGRLGYAQGTLDVAAGISRTRYARTATIGDYIHANIGASYNLGVAKLFALYNQVDVDLSGGKVRKRSYELGAHIPVSTQGKVRLSYAMLNDGSSGGLLNTDGSARSTNDARQVGIGYVHDLSKRTALYGTYAHIRNRGQASYAVSGGRSPLAGRNSSGLEIGLRHMF from the coding sequence ATGAAGAACGGATCATGGAAATGGGCGTGTGCGCTGGCCTGCGCCGGTGCACTGCCGCAATTGGCTGAGGCACAAAGCAGCAGCGTCACACTGTATGGCATCATGGATGTCGGGCTGCAGCGCACCAGTGCAGGCGGCGTAGGCAGCGTGACTGGTGTCTCCAACGGCGGCTACGCCACGAGCCGCCTGGGCTTTCGGGGGCGCGAGGACCTGGGCAGCGGCTGGAGTGCGGGCTTCGTGCTCGAAGGCAGTCTCAACCCAGATACCGGAACGGGCCGCGCCAGCAATACCAACAACCAAGCTAGCGGCGCTCAGTCGACCACCAGCCTGACCTTCGACCGCCAGTCCTATGTGAGCCTTGCCGGCCCCATGGGCGAAGTGCGACTTGGGCACGACTTCGCGCCCACGCACTGGAACAATATCTATTTCGACCCCTTCAACCAGAATGGGGTGGCCAGAGCCGGCAATCTGACTTTCGCGGCGGTGGGCAGCGGATCGCTCTACACCACCACCGTGGTGAGCAATGCCGTCAGCTACTGGCTACCCAAGGATCTGGGCGGTTGGTACGGCATGGCCATGGTGGGTTTTGGTGAGAACGGCTCCGGCTCGCCACAGAAGAACGACGGCAACTTTGCTGGCGGCCGCCTGGGATATGCCCAGGGTACGCTAGATGTGGCCGCAGGCATCAGCCGCACCCGCTACGCGCGTACTGCAACTATCGGTGACTACATCCATGCCAATATTGGTGCCAGCTACAACCTCGGCGTTGCCAAGTTGTTTGCCCTATACAACCAAGTGGACGTGGATTTGTCAGGCGGCAAGGTTCGAAAGCGCAGCTATGAGTTGGGCGCGCACATCCCCGTTTCCACGCAGGGCAAGGTGCGCCTGAGCTATGCCATGCTGAATGACGGCAGCTCTGGGGGCTTGCTCAATACGGATGGTTCGGCCCGCAGCACCAACGATGCTCGTCAAGTTGGTATCGGTTACGTGCACGATCTGTCCAAGCGCACGGCGCTGTATGGCACCTATGCTCATATCCGCAACCGCGGGCAGGCCAGCTATGCCGTCAGCGGCGGACGTTCGCCATTGGCCGGCCGCAACTCCTCAGGCCTTGAAATAGGCCTGCGCCACATGTTCTAA
- a CDS encoding aconitase X swivel domain-containing protein: protein MTTVDTMDQQVLRGRKVVGGCVEGEVLCTEAHISGWGGIDSRTGTIVETRHPLRGQSFAGKVLVFPGAKGSSGWSNAFHLTRSMGVAPAAMLFTEMSTKIALGAVVTRAPAMTDFDADPLTVLRTGDWVRVDADKGIVQLLRRAQEQPTAP, encoded by the coding sequence ATGACGACGGTGGACACCATGGATCAGCAGGTCCTACGCGGGCGCAAGGTGGTGGGAGGCTGCGTGGAGGGAGAGGTGCTGTGCACCGAAGCCCATATCTCAGGTTGGGGTGGCATCGATTCACGCACCGGCACGATCGTGGAAACCCGGCACCCGCTGAGGGGGCAGAGCTTTGCGGGCAAGGTGCTGGTGTTTCCCGGCGCCAAGGGCTCGTCGGGCTGGTCGAATGCCTTTCATCTGACGCGCTCCATGGGCGTGGCTCCGGCGGCCATGCTGTTCACGGAGATGAGCACCAAGATCGCTCTGGGGGCTGTGGTCACACGAGCGCCAGCAATGACCGACTTCGATGCCGACCCGCTTACGGTGCTGCGCACCGGTGACTGGGTTCGCGTGGATGCGGACAAGGGCATCGTGCAGTTGCTCAGGCGAGCGCAAGAGCAGCCGACAGCCCCATAG
- a CDS encoding tripartite tricarboxylate transporter substrate binding protein → METRPELNPVRESGEYLLRRTLLQWLGGATAAACGSAWGQPSAAFPSRPLRMVVGFAPGGAADALARIIAQGLSSELRQQVIVDNKPGAEGILAAQALLAAPADGHTLMLGTNTAMVSVPLLKPSAPYDPFKQFTPISTAGQFSMFLLVPSSFAAHNIKEFLAEISRKPGQYNSASSNSASELAMLQLLGKERQVTNVRYKGDVPAMTDLVGGQIQMLFTTGTTAPGFVKDGRARALLALQNERSVLLPEVPTAREAGLGALTILPWAGFFGPARMPTAVTDSLSQALQKVLQQPAIKQQLAQQGFDGYGMAPERFMAFFRSQYDTFDKMVREFNVKFE, encoded by the coding sequence ATGGAGACAAGACCAGAACTGAATCCCGTCCGCGAATCGGGCGAATATCTGCTGCGCAGAACACTGCTGCAATGGCTAGGCGGCGCGACAGCCGCTGCCTGCGGTTCGGCCTGGGGCCAGCCCTCCGCAGCGTTTCCATCACGGCCGCTGCGCATGGTCGTTGGCTTTGCGCCCGGTGGCGCGGCAGACGCCTTAGCGCGCATCATCGCCCAGGGACTGTCCTCCGAGTTACGCCAGCAGGTGATCGTAGACAACAAGCCTGGTGCCGAAGGCATACTCGCAGCGCAGGCACTCCTGGCCGCGCCAGCCGATGGACACACGCTGATGCTGGGCACCAATACCGCTATGGTGTCCGTGCCCTTGCTCAAACCTTCTGCGCCATATGATCCGTTCAAGCAATTCACGCCGATCAGCACGGCCGGGCAGTTCTCCATGTTCCTGCTGGTCCCGTCCAGCTTTGCGGCCCACAATATCAAGGAATTCCTCGCCGAGATAAGCCGCAAGCCGGGTCAATACAACTCTGCCTCAAGCAACAGTGCATCGGAGTTGGCCATGCTCCAGTTGCTGGGCAAAGAGCGCCAAGTGACCAATGTGCGCTACAAGGGCGATGTTCCCGCCATGACCGATCTGGTGGGAGGACAGATACAGATGCTGTTCACCACCGGCACCACGGCCCCAGGCTTTGTCAAGGATGGACGCGCCCGCGCGCTGCTGGCCCTGCAGAACGAGCGCAGCGTGCTGCTGCCAGAGGTTCCCACTGCGCGCGAGGCCGGGCTCGGAGCGCTGACCATTCTTCCCTGGGCGGGCTTCTTCGGACCGGCCCGCATGCCGACTGCCGTCACCGACAGCCTGTCACAGGCTTTGCAGAAAGTGCTGCAGCAGCCCGCTATCAAGCAACAGCTTGCCCAGCAAGGCTTTGACGGTTACGGCATGGCGCCAGAACGCTTCATGGCATTTTTCCGCAGCCAGTACGACACCTTCGACAAAATGGTGCGCGAATTCAATGTGAAGTTCGAGTGA
- a CDS encoding dihydroxy-acid dehydratase: protein MNRLKVTQLRSNFPRGSYLWSVRNAHWRALGIPEEDCEKPKIAIVNSSSELAACFSHLDQVAAVIKQAIREAGAVPFEIRTAAPSDFITGAGARGAYMLAARDLVTNDIEVAIEGAQLDGMVCLTSCDKTVPGQLMAAARLNIPTLMVPCGYQASGEYQGRHTDIEDVFIGAMHAVTGNMPVQELVCMSREAIRSPGVCSGLGTANSMHIVCEALGMALPGSAPVAALSAKMMDDVRAAGSRIVQMVWDDLRPREILNEQAFENAAKAVLAVGGSVNCIKHLQAVAREAQSHVDIYAMFERFQHQVPVLAALRPVGERLIEEFEAAGAARGLLAQLRPLLRLDALTVTGHTLEHNLQGVVVADEEVIRPLARPVATLPAITMLRGNLCPDTGIVKTGIHERKSRRFTGPAICFETSDAAVAALKNGSIRAGHVVVMRGAGVKGGPGMGGGASRVVFGIDGAGLGEHVALLTDGHLSGLVCKGLVVAEVSPEAATGGPLALVEDGDTITVDLDSLRCDLHVDDAEMAARRARWQPAAPLFDGGWLRLYRSNVAPVTQGAVLAAQDK from the coding sequence ATGAATCGTCTCAAAGTCACCCAGCTACGTAGCAACTTCCCTCGCGGCTCCTATCTTTGGTCGGTGCGCAACGCGCACTGGCGTGCTCTAGGGATACCCGAGGAGGATTGCGAAAAGCCGAAGATCGCCATAGTCAACAGCAGCTCGGAGCTCGCTGCCTGCTTCAGCCATCTGGACCAAGTCGCTGCGGTCATCAAGCAGGCCATACGCGAAGCGGGCGCCGTGCCCTTCGAAATACGCACGGCAGCACCCAGCGACTTCATCACCGGCGCGGGCGCTCGGGGCGCCTACATGCTGGCCGCACGAGACCTGGTTACCAATGACATTGAGGTGGCCATTGAAGGTGCACAACTCGACGGTATGGTGTGCCTGACCTCCTGTGACAAAACGGTGCCTGGCCAGCTCATGGCGGCCGCGCGGCTCAATATTCCGACGCTTATGGTTCCCTGCGGCTACCAAGCCAGCGGCGAGTACCAAGGCAGGCATACCGACATTGAGGATGTATTCATCGGCGCCATGCATGCAGTCACAGGAAACATGCCAGTACAGGAGTTGGTATGTATGAGTCGCGAGGCCATACGCTCGCCGGGCGTCTGCTCTGGCCTGGGCACGGCCAATTCCATGCACATCGTCTGCGAGGCACTAGGCATGGCCCTGCCTGGCAGCGCTCCAGTGGCTGCACTGAGCGCCAAGATGATGGACGATGTGCGCGCCGCAGGATCGCGCATCGTGCAAATGGTCTGGGATGATCTGCGCCCGCGCGAGATCCTGAATGAGCAGGCTTTCGAGAATGCCGCCAAGGCCGTGCTGGCCGTGGGGGGCTCAGTCAATTGCATCAAGCATCTGCAGGCTGTGGCCCGTGAAGCGCAGAGCCATGTCGACATCTATGCCATGTTCGAGCGTTTCCAGCATCAGGTGCCCGTGCTGGCAGCTCTTCGTCCCGTGGGCGAGCGCCTGATTGAGGAGTTCGAAGCTGCTGGTGCGGCACGTGGCCTGCTGGCGCAACTGCGCCCTCTGTTACGACTCGATGCTCTGACCGTAACCGGCCACACGCTTGAGCACAATTTGCAGGGGGTTGTAGTCGCCGACGAGGAGGTCATACGCCCTCTGGCCCGCCCTGTCGCCACCTTACCCGCCATCACCATGCTGCGCGGCAATCTCTGCCCGGACACAGGCATTGTCAAAACCGGAATTCACGAACGCAAGTCGCGTCGCTTCACCGGCCCGGCCATCTGCTTCGAAACTTCGGACGCCGCTGTGGCAGCCCTGAAGAACGGCAGCATACGCGCCGGCCATGTGGTGGTGATGCGTGGCGCAGGCGTCAAGGGCGGGCCTGGCATGGGCGGCGGTGCTTCGCGCGTGGTCTTCGGCATCGATGGAGCGGGACTGGGCGAGCATGTCGCGCTGCTGACAGACGGCCATCTGTCCGGCCTGGTGTGCAAGGGTCTGGTCGTGGCCGAGGTTTCTCCCGAAGCTGCAACCGGAGGTCCCCTCGCCCTGGTGGAGGACGGCGACACCATCACCGTGGACCTGGACAGCCTGCGCTGCGACCTGCATGTGGACGACGCCGAGATGGCCGCCCGCCGTGCACGCTGGCAGCCGGCTGCGCCCTTGTTCGACGGCGGCTGGCTCAGACTCTACCGCAGCAATGTGGCACCGGTCACTCAGGGCGCAGTGCTCGCCGCCCAGGACAAATAG
- a CDS encoding tripartite tricarboxylate transporter substrate binding protein, with protein MTMPRRHLLAAIGSALAALAAFAAPSAVQAAAAFPSKPITLIVPNAPGGAVDLLARLLEKPLQQALGQPILVVYKPGAGTVMGTDFVAKSAPDGHTLGMVVTSHVINPGLRPQMPFDTTRDLTGVSLLATSPIAISARADLPVANLKQLIDYARQQPGKLSYASPGAGSSMHLAAELLKLTAGIDMLHTPYKGNGGAYQDVFGGRVDLIFDPLFSSLPHIRSGRMKAIAVIGPGRSPIAPDLAAANETLAGFSVESLFGLVAPAATPAPVVDRISSEIARILATPEMKRRMAEAGLTPVGSTPREFNDLIRKEMLRWSQVIKQAGVKLD; from the coding sequence ATGACAATGCCACGTCGTCACTTGCTAGCGGCCATTGGCAGCGCGCTTGCCGCGCTTGCCGCGTTTGCCGCGCCTTCCGCAGTACAAGCCGCTGCAGCGTTTCCCAGCAAACCTATCACACTCATCGTGCCTAATGCACCGGGTGGTGCCGTGGATCTGCTGGCGCGCTTGCTGGAAAAGCCCCTGCAGCAAGCGTTGGGTCAGCCCATTCTGGTGGTTTACAAGCCCGGAGCCGGAACGGTGATGGGCACGGACTTCGTCGCCAAGTCAGCGCCCGATGGACATACGTTGGGAATGGTGGTCACTTCGCATGTCATCAATCCCGGACTACGTCCACAGATGCCGTTCGATACCACGCGGGACCTCACTGGAGTGAGCCTGCTGGCGACTTCTCCAATTGCGATTTCGGCCAGGGCTGACCTGCCGGTCGCAAATCTCAAGCAGCTGATCGACTATGCGCGCCAGCAACCGGGCAAACTCAGCTACGCTTCGCCGGGCGCCGGCAGTTCCATGCACCTGGCGGCCGAGCTGCTCAAACTCACGGCAGGGATCGACATGCTGCACACGCCCTACAAGGGAAATGGAGGGGCCTACCAGGACGTGTTCGGCGGGCGCGTGGACCTGATATTCGACCCCTTGTTCTCGTCACTGCCCCACATCCGGTCGGGACGCATGAAGGCCATCGCAGTCATCGGTCCCGGGCGCTCACCGATCGCCCCCGATCTGGCCGCCGCCAACGAAACCCTGGCCGGCTTTTCGGTGGAAAGCCTGTTCGGCTTGGTTGCTCCTGCTGCCACGCCGGCACCCGTGGTGGACAGGATCAGTTCCGAGATTGCCCGCATTCTTGCCACACCCGAGATGAAGCGGCGCATGGCCGAGGCCGGTCTGACCCCGGTGGGCTCAACGCCCAGGGAGTTCAATGACCTGATCCGAAAGGAAATGCTCCGCTGGTCACAGGTGATCAAGCAGGCCGGTGTCAAGCTGGACTGA
- the mobH gene encoding MobH family relaxase, producing MKSIASKLLAMVPWSKAKPVQSAPAGPLPLPDAPVATGAQHLPLKPDEIHIAGSEPGWLRVLNAQQLLATVRAERAITQIWSQSHQSQAIWERDLLPAIRRYAEFVQLMPASEAHHHAHAGGLLSHTIEMLLAAMTWRNAHLLPGGSQIEVVDAQRDQWTYVVFFCALLHDIAKPMTDLRIAWRPVGENDPIRWAPAGGSLSQIAGQRTAEYLVDFAPKGQRDYSAHAKLAQLLLPRIAPESALRFLAHTPTALDALEQYLTGQDKDSLVAKIVKRADQLSTQRALQKGSKARFATAKAVPLIELLMQSMRTMLQAGTQLPLNRNGAAGWVFEGAIWFVAKRLADTVREHIQANEPDESVPGYAKNDRLFDTWQDYGAIELNPASGQAVWHVTVHGYAEDGSEQGGYMHDFAMLKFPLAKLFNHESKYPAAMRGRLEIRDRRKDGAGQDEHQAAATLSASESAAAIDANAHPAAASSTQPTQAAPKPAKQRPQDAAEAKKHAAIMREPTFTKPPNAAAKPRPAATTAAAAKTTAQETPSQTAAVLAVGAPTAPVQQTQADTAYEEFEAGAASRSGVPTPLKLDYDSLDNGEAAYLLGDSEGIYFLDPSESATASDRPGKKNMPAKNPQPAEKGAAPLEQPFQDAAALPPPVAPPQPATLHQPPQAAASTAARPPSVKPAATQPPPPSTPSKPAHELRHDQMPRSQSVSAEFKRMAAELDELDDLPVLKGRTITPSPPAASAATPGPVLLLQPLPEIDSNPDKPPPEPSPLALAFMQWVQMGLVSRELKFNETGAAIHFVEEGMALVSPKIFKEYARHGDREDGHEDLTVDELSTKTQREVIKCGWHLPAANRTNIVRYEIHSRGTVVAHQSCVVLTSPGRWVQPIPPSNPALKMV from the coding sequence GTGAAGAGTATTGCTTCAAAGTTGCTTGCGATGGTGCCCTGGAGCAAGGCCAAGCCCGTGCAGTCTGCGCCTGCAGGCCCGCTGCCGCTGCCCGACGCGCCAGTAGCGACGGGCGCTCAACATCTGCCACTCAAGCCGGACGAGATCCACATCGCGGGCAGTGAGCCCGGATGGTTGCGCGTGCTCAATGCCCAGCAGCTGCTGGCCACGGTCCGCGCAGAGCGGGCTATCACCCAGATCTGGAGCCAGTCGCACCAGTCCCAGGCCATTTGGGAACGGGACCTGCTGCCGGCTATTCGGCGGTACGCCGAGTTCGTGCAACTCATGCCTGCCTCGGAAGCGCACCACCACGCCCACGCAGGCGGCCTGCTGTCACACACCATCGAAATGCTGCTCGCGGCCATGACCTGGCGCAATGCCCATCTGCTGCCAGGCGGAAGCCAGATCGAGGTCGTTGACGCCCAGCGCGACCAGTGGACCTATGTGGTGTTCTTCTGCGCTTTGCTGCATGACATCGCCAAGCCGATGACCGACCTGCGTATCGCGTGGCGTCCAGTCGGCGAGAACGATCCAATCCGTTGGGCACCTGCAGGCGGAAGCCTGTCTCAGATCGCAGGCCAGCGCACTGCCGAGTACCTGGTGGACTTTGCACCCAAGGGGCAGCGCGATTACAGCGCCCATGCCAAGCTGGCCCAGCTGCTGCTACCCCGCATTGCGCCAGAAAGTGCGCTGCGATTCCTGGCGCACACGCCCACAGCCTTGGATGCCCTGGAGCAATACCTCACCGGTCAGGACAAGGACAGTCTCGTTGCCAAGATCGTGAAGCGGGCCGACCAGCTTTCCACGCAACGCGCCTTGCAAAAAGGCTCCAAGGCCCGCTTCGCCACGGCCAAGGCCGTGCCTCTCATCGAGCTGCTGATGCAGTCTATGAGGACCATGCTCCAAGCTGGCACACAGCTTCCCCTGAACCGCAACGGTGCCGCAGGTTGGGTGTTCGAGGGGGCGATCTGGTTCGTGGCCAAGCGCCTCGCCGATACCGTGCGAGAGCACATCCAAGCAAACGAGCCCGATGAAAGCGTGCCAGGCTACGCAAAGAATGACCGGCTGTTCGATACCTGGCAGGACTACGGCGCGATCGAGCTCAACCCTGCCAGCGGCCAGGCAGTCTGGCATGTCACGGTGCACGGTTACGCCGAGGATGGGTCAGAGCAGGGGGGCTACATGCATGACTTTGCCATGCTCAAGTTCCCCCTGGCCAAGCTGTTCAACCACGAGAGCAAGTACCCGGCCGCGATGCGCGGGCGGCTGGAGATCCGCGACCGTCGCAAGGATGGAGCAGGGCAAGACGAGCACCAAGCTGCTGCAACGCTCAGTGCATCGGAATCTGCGGCAGCAATCGATGCCAATGCGCACCCAGCTGCGGCATCCTCAACCCAGCCAACCCAAGCTGCGCCAAAGCCTGCGAAGCAACGCCCCCAGGATGCGGCAGAAGCAAAAAAGCATGCCGCCATCATGCGGGAGCCTACTTTCACCAAGCCGCCGAATGCTGCGGCAAAGCCGAGGCCTGCGGCAACCACTGCGGCAGCAGCCAAGACCACTGCACAAGAAACCCCATCCCAAACTGCGGCAGTCTTGGCAGTTGGGGCGCCTACGGCGCCAGTGCAACAGACCCAAGCTGATACAGCCTACGAGGAGTTTGAAGCTGGGGCAGCATCGAGATCCGGCGTGCCCACACCATTGAAGCTGGACTACGACAGCCTCGACAACGGCGAAGCAGCGTATTTGCTGGGCGACAGCGAGGGCATCTACTTCCTCGATCCATCCGAATCTGCAACAGCATCCGACAGGCCTGGCAAAAAGAACATGCCGGCCAAGAATCCACAGCCGGCAGAGAAGGGCGCAGCGCCCTTGGAGCAACCATTCCAAGATGCCGCAGCGCTGCCACCACCAGTTGCGCCTCCTCAGCCCGCCACCTTGCACCAGCCGCCCCAAGCTGCCGCATCTACGGCCGCAAGGCCGCCTTCTGTCAAACCTGCAGCAACTCAACCACCGCCGCCAAGCACACCGAGCAAGCCCGCCCACGAGCTACGCCATGACCAGATGCCACGCTCTCAAAGCGTGAGTGCCGAGTTCAAGCGCATGGCCGCTGAGCTGGACGAGCTCGATGACCTGCCCGTACTCAAGGGACGCACCATCACTCCGAGTCCGCCGGCGGCGTCCGCAGCAACACCAGGTCCGGTACTCCTGCTACAGCCACTGCCTGAGATCGACTCCAACCCCGACAAGCCGCCGCCAGAGCCGAGCCCCCTGGCCTTGGCTTTCATGCAGTGGGTCCAAATGGGCCTGGTCAGCCGCGAGCTCAAGTTCAATGAGACCGGCGCAGCGATTCACTTTGTGGAGGAGGGCATGGCCCTGGTGTCGCCCAAGATCTTCAAGGAGTACGCACGCCATGGCGACCGTGAGGACGGCCATGAGGATCTCACCGTCGACGAGCTGAGCACCAAGACCCAGCGGGAGGTCATCAAGTGTGGCTGGCACCTGCCAGCCGCAAACCGCACAAACATCGTCCGCTATGAGATCCACAGCCGCGGCACGGTGGTGGCCCATCAGTCCTGCGTTGTTCTCACCAGCCCAGGCCGGTGGGTCCAACCCATCCCCCCCAGTAATCCCGCATTGAAGATGGTTTGA
- a CDS encoding aconitase X catalytic domain-containing protein, producing MRLTDQEKAMYDGHDGPAVQRAMDLLVRYGEALGAERLVDTRNVCGTVSASTPFMRDYARQKGGMDAVFSEFNLDSDDVVSIPPVKAFTSHLQLGFDPQQPQRMGLSEEIIHFYKQGERYTAEHGIQLLNTCTPYQVGNIPTRGEHCAWMESSAVVYCNSVLGARTNTEGRESTGAASLTGKIPYWGFHLDQHRLATHHIQLEVPVETTADWGLLGYHIGELVQESVPVVSGLRSTPDLARLKHFGAAAASSGGVEMYHLVGTTPEANTLEQALGGRSARHVLRYGEAERRQAYEKLNHTARDSHVDYVMLGCPHYTIEQIWEAAMLLKGRKVHDNSALWIFTPRAIKALADQNGYTRIIEEAGGALMSDSCSAMSRATPQGTKVVALDSAKQAHYLPAILGVQAWFGTTAECIDAACTGQWKGAYA from the coding sequence ATGAGATTGACCGACCAAGAGAAAGCCATGTACGACGGCCATGACGGCCCAGCAGTGCAGCGTGCCATGGATTTGCTGGTGCGCTACGGTGAAGCACTGGGCGCGGAACGTCTGGTGGATACACGCAATGTCTGTGGCACCGTCAGTGCCTCCACGCCTTTCATGAGGGACTATGCGCGGCAAAAAGGCGGGATGGATGCAGTGTTTTCCGAGTTCAACCTCGACAGCGACGACGTGGTCAGCATTCCGCCCGTCAAGGCCTTCACTAGCCATCTTCAACTGGGCTTCGATCCGCAACAGCCGCAGCGCATGGGACTGAGCGAGGAAATCATCCACTTCTACAAGCAGGGGGAGCGCTATACGGCAGAGCACGGCATACAACTGCTCAACACCTGCACGCCCTACCAGGTCGGCAACATTCCCACGCGCGGTGAGCACTGTGCCTGGATGGAGTCCTCGGCGGTCGTCTATTGCAACTCGGTGTTGGGCGCGCGCACGAACACCGAAGGGCGTGAAAGCACTGGAGCTGCTTCGCTGACCGGAAAAATCCCTTACTGGGGCTTTCATCTTGACCAGCATCGATTGGCCACCCACCACATCCAGCTTGAGGTACCCGTGGAAACCACGGCCGACTGGGGCTTGCTGGGCTATCACATCGGCGAGCTGGTGCAGGAAAGCGTTCCCGTGGTCAGCGGCCTGAGGTCAACGCCCGACCTGGCCCGGCTCAAGCATTTCGGTGCTGCCGCAGCTTCTTCGGGAGGTGTGGAGATGTATCACTTGGTGGGCACGACACCCGAGGCCAACACGCTGGAGCAGGCTCTGGGCGGCAGGTCGGCGCGGCACGTACTGCGCTATGGCGAGGCAGAACGCCGCCAGGCCTATGAAAAACTCAATCACACGGCCCGCGACAGCCATGTGGACTATGTGATGCTGGGATGCCCCCACTACACGATAGAGCAGATATGGGAAGCCGCCATGCTGCTGAAAGGGCGCAAGGTGCATGACAACAGCGCACTGTGGATCTTCACGCCGAGGGCCATCAAGGCGCTGGCCGACCAAAACGGCTACACCCGCATCATCGAGGAGGCGGGCGGCGCGCTCATGTCCGACAGCTGCTCGGCCATGAGCCGGGCCACGCCTCAGGGCACCAAGGTCGTGGCGCTGGACTCGGCCAAGCAGGCGCATTACCTGCCCGCCATCCTGGGCGTGCAAGCATGGTTTGGAACAACGGCCGAATGCATCGATGCCGCATGCACGGGCCAGTGGAAGGGGGCTTACGCATGA
- a CDS encoding tripartite tricarboxylate transporter substrate binding protein: MKLWNRRAFSLTALTMALGCGSLAAAPAFPEAQRPIRVVVPFSPGGGVDGQARVVAQKLGEILGATVVVDNRPGAGTLVAAQEVIKAAPNGYTLFYAASSTFAQNPHTMKAATYDPQKDFTPLSLGGAGPLVLVVNAALPVHSVKELVSYAKGQPGGISYASFGTGTSAHVFGQVFAQQQGLDLVHIPYRGGADMAADLMTGRVQMAFDAAPAALQNAATGKVRIIGVAAPQRTALLPGVPTLAEQGLKNMDLTSWLGWFGPAKLPPEIVKALNSALVKAIADGKVQEFYRNGAYTAESSTPEHLASMVRDSYERWGSLIKQAGIPKQ, encoded by the coding sequence ATGAAACTCTGGAACAGACGCGCTTTTTCCCTGACCGCCCTGACCATGGCTTTAGGCTGTGGCAGCCTGGCCGCAGCCCCTGCCTTCCCCGAAGCTCAGCGTCCTATACGGGTAGTTGTGCCTTTCTCTCCAGGGGGGGGCGTTGACGGCCAGGCCCGAGTGGTGGCCCAGAAGTTGGGGGAGATCCTCGGCGCCACCGTGGTTGTCGACAACCGCCCAGGTGCCGGAACGTTGGTGGCCGCACAGGAGGTGATCAAGGCCGCACCCAACGGCTACACCCTGTTCTACGCAGCCTCATCCACGTTCGCGCAGAACCCGCACACCATGAAGGCTGCCACCTACGATCCGCAGAAGGACTTCACGCCGCTGTCGCTGGGTGGGGCAGGGCCGTTGGTGCTTGTGGTCAACGCTGCCCTGCCCGTGCATAGCGTGAAGGAACTGGTGAGCTACGCCAAGGGCCAACCGGGTGGAATCAGCTACGCATCATTTGGCACGGGCACTTCCGCCCATGTGTTCGGCCAGGTGTTCGCCCAGCAGCAAGGGCTGGACCTGGTGCACATTCCCTACCGCGGCGGTGCGGACATGGCGGCAGATCTCATGACCGGCCGTGTGCAGATGGCCTTCGATGCGGCTCCAGCGGCATTGCAGAACGCGGCCACCGGCAAGGTGCGCATCATAGGCGTGGCGGCGCCGCAGCGCACGGCGCTGCTCCCTGGCGTGCCAACCCTGGCCGAACAAGGCCTCAAGAACATGGATCTGACCAGTTGGCTCGGTTGGTTCGGCCCAGCCAAGCTGCCTCCTGAAATTGTCAAGGCTTTGAATTCCGCACTCGTCAAGGCCATTGCCGACGGCAAGGTGCAGGAGTTCTACCGTAACGGAGCCTACACCGCAGAAAGCTCTACACCTGAGCATCTTGCTTCCATGGTACGCGACAGCTATGAGCGCTGGGGCAGTCTCATCAAACAAGCCGGTATTCCCAAGCAGTAG